The genomic DNA CACGGGCCCCGTCGCCGGCACCCAGATGGGCGCGCTCATCATGCCCACGGCAAAGGCGCCGGCGCCGGTGTCCTGCCACAGGATGTCCACGCAGTTGTCCGGCAACACCCGATGCGGCGCTGCGCCATCGGTCTTGGCCGCCCACAAGCAGGCCACGTACGGGCGCAGCGCGGGACAGGGCGGGAACTCGGCGTAGAAGGTCAGCGCCATGCTGCGCTGCCGCGCACGGCTAAGAAGTATAATGTTCGGTTCATATTCACTAATTGTGCATCCATCATGCAAGACAAATATAGTCCCGCCGACGTCGAAAAAGCTGCCCAATCCCACTGGAAGGCGATCGACGCCTATAAAGCCGTCGAAAACGACCCGCGTTTCCCAAAGGGCAAGTATTACGCGTGCTCGATGCTGCCGTACCCGTCCGGCAAGCTGCACATGGGCCACGTGCGTAACTATACGATCAATGATGTGATGTACCGCTACCTGCGGATGAACGGCTACAACGTGCTGATGCCGATGGGCTGGGATGCCTTCGGCATGCCGGCCGAGAACGCGGCGATGCAGAACAACGTGCCGCCGGCACAGTGGACTTACTCCAACATCGCCCACATGCGCGCGCAGATGGAGATGATGGGCCTGGCCATCGACTGGTCGCGTGAAATGACGGCCTGCAAGCCGGAATACTACAAGTGGAACCAGTGGATGTTCCTGAAGATGCTCGAGAAGGGTATCATCTACAAGAAGACCGGCACCGTGAACTGGGACCCGGTCGACCAGACCGTGCTGGCCAACGAGCAGGTTGTCGACGGCCGCGGCTGGCGTTCGGGCGCGCTGATCGAGAAGCGCGAGATCCCGATGTACTACGCGCGCATCACCGATTACGCGGAAGAGCTGCTGGACTTCGTCGACAACAAGCTGCCGGGCTGGCCCGAGCGCGTGCGCATCATGCAGTCGAACTGGATCGGCAAGTCCACCGGCGTGCGCTTCGCGTTCCCGCACCAGATCAAGGGCGACGACGAGCAGCCGATCGGCGATGGCAAGATGTACGTCTTCACGACGCGCCCGGACACGATCATGGGCGTGACGTTCTGCGCCGTCGCGGCGGAGCACCCGCTGGCCACGCATGCGGCCAGGAACAACCCCGAGCTGCAAGCCTTCATCGCCGAGTGCAAGATGGGCTCCGTCATCGAGGCCGACATGGCCACGATGGAGAAGAAGGGCATGCCGACGGGCCTGTTCGTCACCCACCCGCTGACCAACGAGCAGATCGAGGTCTGGGTCGGCAACTACGTGCTGATCACCTACGGCGACGGCGCCGTGATGGGCGTGCCGGCACACGACGAGCGCGACTTCGCCTTCGCCAAGAAATACGATCTGCCGATCAAGCAGGTCATTACCGCCGAAGGCAAGCAGTACTCGCTGGACGCGTGGCAGGAATGGTATGGCGACAAGGAAGTCTCCGTTGTCATCAACTCCGGCAAGTACGACGGCCTGCGCTACAAGGAAGCCGTCGATGCGGTGGCCGCCGACCTGGCCACGCTGGGCCTGGGCGAGAAGAAGGTCACGTTCCGCCTGCGCGACTGGGGCATCTCGCGCCAGCGCTACTGGGGCACGCCGATCCCGATGATCAATTGCGCCGACTGCGGCGCCGTGCCGGTGCCGGAACAGGACCTGCCGGTGGTCCTGCCGGAGGACTGCGTGCCGGACGGCACGGGCAACCCGCTCAACAAGCATGAAGCCTTCCTGGCCTGCGACTGCCCGAAATGCGGCAAGCCGGCGCGCCGCGAGACGGACACGATGGACACGTTCGTCGACTCGTCCTGGTACTACATGCGCTATACGTCGCCAGGCTCGAACGACGCCATGGTCGACAGCCGCAACGACTACTGGATGCCGATGGACCAGTACATCGGCGGCATCGAACACGCCGTGCTGCACCTGCTGTACGCGCGCTTCTGGACCAAGGTCATGCGCGACTTCGGCCTGGTGAAGTTCGACGAGCCGTTCGTCAATCTGCTGACGCAAGGCATGGTGCTGAACGAGACCTACTACCGCGAGGAAGCGAACGGCAAGAAGACGTGGTTCAACCCGGCCGACGTCGAACTGACCACGGACGACAAGGGCCGTCCCGTCTCCGCGTTGCTGAAGGCCGACGGCCAGCCGGTGCAGATTGGCGGTACCGAAAAAATGTCGAAGTCGAAGAACAACGGCATCGACCCGCAGGCGCAGATCGAGCAGTACGGCGCCGACACGGCGCGCCTGTTCACGATGTTCGCCTCGCCGCCGGAGCAGACGCTGGAATGGTCGGGCAGCGGTGTCGAAGGCGCCAACCGCTTCCTGCGCCGTGTGTGGGCCTACGGCTACGCGCAGAAGGACCGCATCGCCGCCGCCGGCGCGGTCGTCACGGCCAGCGCCACGACGGACGCCGGCAAGACGCTGCGCCGCGAACTGCACAAGGTGCTGCAGCAGGCCGACTACGACCTGAAGCGCATCCAGTACAACACGGTCGTCTCGGCCTGCATGAAGATGCTCAACACCCTGGAATCGGCGAAGCTGGACGATTCCGCCGAATCGTCGGCCGTCATCGCCGAAGGCTTCTCGATCTTCCTGCGCTTGCTGAACCCCGTGGCGCCGCACATCACGCACGCGCTGTGGACGGAACTGGGCTACGCCGCCGCCAACAAGGACATCCTCGATACGGCCTGGCCGCAGGTCGATCCGGCCGCGCTGGAGCAATCCGAGATCGAGATGATGATCCAGGTGAACGGCAAGCTGCGCGGCTCGGTGAAGGTCGCGAAAGACCTGGACAAGGCGGCGATCGAGGCGGCCGCGCTGGCCGAGGAGAGCGTGCAGAAGTTCATCGAAGGCACGCCGAAGAAGGTCATCGTCGTGCCGGGCAAGCTGATTAATATCGTGGTGTGACGATGATAACGACTCTGACAAAGCTTGCCCGCAATGCCGTGCTGGTGGCCGCGCTGGCTGCCGGCGTGACGGCCTGCGGCTTCCACTTGCGCGGCTCCGGCGGCAACTACACGCTGCCGTTCCGCACCATGTACGTCGGCCTGCCGGAGTCGTCGCCGCTGGCCATCGACCTGAAGCGCAATATTCGCGTCAACGGCAACACGGTGATCGTCAATGATCCGAAGGCGGCCGATGGCGTCATCGAGGTCATCACCGATCCGGAAAAGACCCGCACCAAGACGATCCTGTCGCTGAACAGCGCGGGCCGGGTAGGCGAATACCTGCTGAGCTATAACATCGTGTTCCGCGTCAAGGACGGCAAGGGCGCCGAGCTGCTGGGCCCCACGCAGATCACGTTGACGCGCCCGATCACGTTCAACGAAACCCAGCTGCTGGCCAAGGAGCAGGAAGAAGCGCTGCTGTACCGCGACATGCAGACTGACCTGGTGCAGCAGATGATGCGCCGGATGGCGGCCATCAAGCCGGGCACGCCGACGCCGGGATCGTCGGCGCCGGGGCCAGGCAGCATCCTGACGATGCCGGCCACCGATCCGGCTGCGAAGCAGTAAGGGCATCATGCAACTGCGCCCTGATGCGCTGGACGGCCACCTGGCCAAACCCCTGGCGCCGCTGTACGTGATCACCAGCGACGAGCACCTGCTGGCGCTGGAAGCGGCGGACAAGATCCGTCGCGCGGCACGCGCGCAGGGGTACTCCGAGCGCGATGTGCTGACGGTCGAACGCAGCTTCAAATGGGGTGAGCTGCTGGCCGCGAACCAGGCGCTGTCCCTGTTCGGTGACAAGAAGCTGATCGAGCTGCGCATCCCGACCGGCAAGCCGGGCAAGGATGGCGGCGCGGCGCTGCAGGCCTACGCCAAGGACCTGAGCCCGGACAACCTGACCCTCATCACCCTGCCCAAGCTGGACTGGCAGACGGCCAAGGCGGCCTGGGTCACGGCGCTGCAGCAGGCGGCCGTGTACATCGAGATCCCCAACGTCGAGCGCGCGCACCTGCCCAACTGGATCTCGCAGCGCCTGGCACTGCAGAACCAGAGCGCGGACCGGCAAAGCCTGGACTTCATCGCCGATCGCGTCGAGGGCAACCTGCTGGCCGCGCACCAGGAGATCCAGAAACTGGGCCTGCTGCACGAACCGGGCAAGCTGACCTACGAGCAGGTGCACGACGCGGTGCTCAACGTGGCGCGCTACGACGTGTTCAAGCTGTCCGAAGCGATGCTGGCGGGCGACCCGGCCCGGTTGGTGCGCATGCTGGAAGGCTTGAAAGGCGAGGGCGAGGCGCTGCCGCTGGTGTTGTGGGCGGTGTCGGAGGAAATCCGCACGCTGCTAAAATTGAAGGCAGGGATGGCGCAGGGCCGCCCGCTGGGCGCCCTGCTGAAGGAATACCGGATCTGGGGACCGCGCGAGCGCATGATGGAGCCGGCGCTGCGGCGCGTGTCGCTGGCCACGCTGGAAGGCGCGCTGCGCGAGGCCGCCCAGGTCGACAAGATGGTCAAGGGGTTGCGCGGCAAGACGTTCGCCGGCGACCAGTGGGACGCCATGCTGCAACTGGCGCTGAAGGTGGCAAGAGCATAGTGATGGATACAGTGATGGATACCGCGATTTCGGAGTACATGGAACAACTGGGCCGCCGTGCCCGCGCCGCCTCGCGCGCGATGGCCCGGGCCGACACGGCCACGCGCAACCGCGCGCTGACCCTGATCGCCGCCGCGATCGAGCGCGAGGCGCCAGCGCTGCGCGCTGCCAACGCGCAGGACATGGAAGCGGCGCGCGCCAACGGCCTGGCGCCGGCGATGCTGGACCGCCTGGCCCTGTCCGACAAGGCCATCGCCACGATGGTCGAAGGACTGCGCCAGATCGTCGCGCTGCCCGATCCGGTGGGCGAGATCTCCAACCTGAAGGTGCGCCCGACCGGAATCCAGGTCGGCCAGATGCGCGTGCCGCTGGGCGTGATCGGCATCATCTACGAAGCGCGCCCGAACGTGACGGTGGACGCGGCCGGCCTGTGCATCAAGAGCGGCAACGCGACGATCCTGCGCGGCGGCTCGGAAGCCATCCACTGCAACCGCGCGCTGGCGCGCATCGTCAAGGCGGGGCTGGAACAAGCCGGCCTGCCGGCCGACGGCGTGCAGGTGGTCGACACGACCGACCGCGCGGCCGTGGGCGCGCTGATCACGATGCCGCAGTATGTGGACGTGATCGTGCCGCGCGGCGGCAAGGGCCTGATCGCGCGCCTGATGGCCGAAGCCACGGTGCCGATGATCAAGCACCTGGACGGCATCTGCCACGTCTACATCGATGCCAAGGCCGACCTGCAGAAGGCGCTGGACATCGGCTTCAACGCCAAGTGCCACCGCTACGGCACCTGCAACACGATGGAAACGCTGCTGGTCGAACGGACCATTGCGCCGACGGTACTGCCGCAACTGGCGCAGCGCTACCTGACGGAGTCGGTCGAGCTGCGCGCCGATGCCGAGAGCCATGCGATCCTGGCCGCCGCCGGCTACCCGCACCTGGCGCAGGCGACGGAAGAAGACTGGGCCACGGAATACCTGGCGCCGATCCTGGCTGTGAAGATCGTCGACGGCATCGATGCGGCGATGGATCACATCAACACCTGGTCGTCCAAGCACACCGAAGCCATCGTTACCGAGGACTACAGCGCGGCGATGCGTTTCCTGCGCGAAGTCGATTCCGCCTCCGTGCTGGTCAACGCGTCGACGCGTTTCGCCGACGGCTTCGAATACGGCCTGGGCGCGGAGATCGGCATTTCGAACGACAAGCTGCACGCGCGCGGCCCGGTGGGCCTGGAAGGCCTGACGTCGCTGAAGTACGTCGTGTTCGGTCACGGCGAAATCCGCTCATAACAAGGAACCCCATGCTCTGGATCAAAGCGCTGCACATCGTCTTCGTCACGTCGTGGTTTGCCGGCCTGTTCTACCTGCCGCGCATCTTTGTGAACCTGGCGATGGAAACGCCGGGATCGACGACGGAACGGCTGCTGCTGATGGCGCGCAAGCTGTACCGCTTCACGACGATGCTGGCCGTGCCGGCCGTCGTATTCGGCCTGGTCCTGGCATGGATGCAGTACAGCGGCCCGGAAGGCATGAAGCTGCCGGGCTGGCTGCATGCCAAGCTGCTGTTCGTCGTGCTGGTGCTGGGCTATCACCATGCCTGCGGTTCGCTGCTGAAGAAGTTCGAACGTGGCACCAACAAGCGCGGCCACGTGTTCTACCGCTGGTTCAACGAGGTGCCGGTGTTGCTGTTGCTGGTCATCGTCATCCTCGTCGTCGTCAAACCGTTCTGACGCAAGCGCCATGAGCAAGAGCTGCCAGTACTATTTCGCGCCGCATTCACCGTGGGCCTACCTGGGCCATGAGCGCTTCGTCGCGCTGTGCCGCCGGCACGGCGTGGCGATCGACCTGCGTCCGCTCGACCTGGGCAAGGTGTTCGCCACGTCCGGCGGCCTGCCGCTGGCCAAGCGCCCCCCGCAACGCCAGGCCTACCGGCTGACGGAACTGGCGCGGTGGTCGGCCTACCTGGGCATACCGTTGAAGCCGCAGCCGACCTATTCTCCCGTGTCGCCGGAGGCGGCGGCAAAGCTGATCGTCGCGGCGCGGTTGGGCCACGGCGTCGAGCAGGCGCTGGCACTGGCAGGCGCGATCATGCGCGGGCTGTGGGCCGAGGACCGCAATATCGGCGACGAGGCCACGCTGGCCGCGATCGCCAACGACTGCGGCGTGGATGGCGCGCAGCTGCTGAAGTCGTCGCAGACGGCCAGCGTGCAGGCCGAGTACGACCGCAACACGGACGAAGCCATGGCCGCCAGCGTGTTCGGCTCGCCGTGGTACGTGTACCAGGGCGAAAGCTTCTGGGGCCAGGACCGGCTGGACTTCCTCGAGCGGGCCATCACGGGACAGTAGCAACGCCGGGGACAGGCACCTGTTTGCGGGTCGGAGACCCGCAAACAGGTGCCTGTCCCCTCGGGTTTGATTTTCACAACGGATAAAGGGTACCCCCATGACTTCCTATTTCTGCCCATGCCCGCGCGGCATGGAAGCCGCTCTTGCTGAAGAGCTTCTCGAGATCGCGCAAAGCACCGCCAGCCCCACGCTGAAGGTGCACAACCAGGTGCCGGGCGGCGTGCACTGCTCGGGCGACCTGTATGACGCCTACCGCATCAACCTGCACTCGCGCATCGCCTCGCGCGTGCTGATGCGCATGGGCGTGTGCCACTACCAGAACGAGAACGACATCTACGACCTGGTGCTGGCGCAGCCATGGGAAGAGTGGTTCGGCATCGACCACACGATCCGCGTGGACGTCACCGCCATCAAGTCGCCGTTGAAGAGCATCGAGTTCACGACGCTGAAGATCAAGGACGCCGTGTGCGACCGCTTCCGCGACATGTACGGCAAGCGCCCGTCCGTCGATACGCGTGAGCCCGACATGCGCATCGCCGGCTTCCTCGACCAGCGCCAGTTCATCGTCTACCTGGACACCTCCGGCGAGGCGCTGTTCAAGCGTGGCTGGCGTACCGAGACCGGCGACGCGCCGCTGCGCGAGAATCTGGCCGCGGGCCTGCTGCGCGTATCGGGCTGGAAGCCCGGCATGCCGCTGTTCGACCCGATGTGCGGCTCCGGCACGATCCTGTGCGAGGCGGCGCAGATGGTGCAGGGCGTGCCGCCCGGCGCCCGGCGCCGCTTCGCCTTCGAGAAATTCCACGACTTCGACCCGGCCCCGTGGCAGGAAATGAAGGCGGCGATCAAGGCCAATCCGCTGCCGACCGAGCCGACCATCTTCGGCTCCGACATCTCGGGCGACATGGTGGCAATGACGCGCCACAACCTGAAGAATGCCGGTATCCTGTTCGACGTGCCGCTCAAGCAGATCGAGGCGCAGCAAGTGCAGGCGCCGACGGCGCAGCCGGGCATCCTGCTGACCAACCCGCCGTACGGCGAGCGGATCGGCGTGCGCGGCGACAGCACCTTGCCGGAAGACGACCTGGCGAAATCGTTCTACGCCGATTTCAGCAAGACGTTAAAACAGCGCTTCGCCGGCTGGACGGCCTACCTGTTCACGGCCGACCTGGGCCTGCCCAAGCTGCTGCGCTTGAAGGAATCGCGCAAGACGCCGTTCTTCAATGGCGCGCTGGAATGCCGGCTGTTCCGCTTCGACATGGTGGCCGGCTTCAACCGCCGCGAAGAGGCGCTGCCGAAGGAAGGGCCGCAGCAGGATAATTGACCTGGTGCGGCAACCGGCGTGGCGCTTGTCGCGCTACGCCGGATTCGATTCATTAACGATAGAGCGCATGCTGCCAGACACCAGCCCCGACATCCCACCCGATCCCGTTCCACCGGTGCCGCCGCGCACCAAGCCCCATATGCGGCCACTGGGCCGCGGCGGCCTGGCGGTCGTGCTGGCGGGGCTGTCGATGCTGGGGCCCTTCTGCATCGATGCCTACCTGCCCGCCTTCCCCAATATCCAGGCCTCGCTCGGCGCCTCCGGCCTGGAGGTGCAGCAAAGCCTGACGGCGTATATGCTGGCTTTCGCGGCGATGGTGCTGTGGCATGGCGCGCTGTCCGATGCGTTCGGCCGCCGCAACGTCATCCTGGTGTCGCTGGTGCTGTTCGCCATCGGCACCGTCGGCTGCGCGGCCGCGCACAGCGTGCATTACCTGTGGTTCTTCCGCGTGCTGCAGGGCGTGTCGGCGGGGGCCGGCGTCGTCGTCGGCCGCGCCATCATCCGCGACCTGTACCACGATGCCGAGGCGGCCCGGCTGCTGTCGCTGGTCACGATGATCTTCTCGATCGCCCCCGCGGTGGCGCCGATCATGGGCGGTGTCATCGTCAAATACACCGACTGGCGCACGATCTTCCTGACCCTGTTCGCGTTTGCCGTGGGCCTGTTCATCGTCTGCTGGCGGCGCCTGCCGGAGACGCTGCCACTGCACAAGCGCCAGCCGTTCAACCCGCGCTTCCTGGTCCACAACTACCGCGAGATCCTGGGTTCGCCGCTGTTCCACCTGAAGTCCGGCGTGGTCGCGTTCAACTTCGCCGGCCTGTTCGTCTACATCACGGCCGCTCCCGTCACCCTGCCCACCCAGCTGCACCTGGGCCCCGACCAGTTCGGGTGGCTGTTCATCCCGGCGGTGAGCGGCATCTTCACGGGCGCGCTGGCGGCCAACCGCATCGCCGGCAAGATGACGTTCTCGCGCCAGATCGGCATCGGCTTCTGCTTCCTGCTGGCCGCCGCCGGTTGCAACGTGCTGTACCACCTGTTCATGCCGCCGTCGGTCCCCTGGAGCCTGCTGCCGCTGTTCTTCTACACCTTCGGCATGTCCGTCGTCGCGCCGGCCGCCACCTTGCTGGCGCTGGACCTGTTCCCGCACATCCGCGGCACCGTCGCTTCCTGCCAGTCGTTCGAGACGACGCTGATGGGCGCCATCGTCGCCGGCGTCGTCGCGCCGGCCCTGGCCGGATCCGTGCTGTGGCTGGCGATGGGCCAGTTGGTGGCCACCTGTGTCGCCCTGGTGTTGTGGCTGGTGGCGCGCGGCTATCGCCAGCGGCTCGCGCTCGATACCGTCAAACAACAGTAAGCCCGGTTAGCGAAAAAATTTCGCCAGGAAATTTGCCTTCCCGCTAAGGACAGGTATATTTATGCTACCATGAATGTTTAGTTGCTTCGTGTAAATACTTTGGCAACAAAGATTTGCACTTCGACAAGCAGTTCAACCAGCAGTCCGACCGGGTGGCATGCCGCAGCAGGGCAGGACCGCCTTTTTTCCAGACGAGTCCACTGGCGCCAGTGAAACGATGCATCAACCAGACCACGATATCCGCAATCGGCTGCTGATCGCCCGGCTGCCGGCGATGCCGCAGATCCTGATCAAGCTGATCGAGCTGCTGCAGACCGACGACGCCGGCATGCCGGAGCTGGCGGACCTGATCGCCAAGGATGCGGGCATGACGGGCAAGATCCTGGCCGTCGCCAACAGTTCGGCCTACCAGCGCGGCAACCGCAGCGTGGGCCTGGAGCAGTCGCTGGTCTCGCTCGGCACGGACATGATCAAGACGCTCGTCATCAGCGAGTCCGTGTTCCAGACCTTTAATAACTTTCCGCATTCGGGCGGGACCGACCTGCGCGCCTTCTGGAAGCACGCGCTGGGCGCGGCCGTCGTGGCGCGCGATGCCGCGCGCCTGATGGACTACGCCCACGTCGAGGAAGCCTACCTGGCGGGCCTGCTGCACAATGTGGGCCGCCTGGCCCTGCTGGCCACCGCGCCGCGCGAGTACGCCACCAACTTCCTGGCGCGCGACGACGCCGACCTGTGCGCCATCGAGCAGCGCACCTTGCAGATCACGCACACGGAAGCGGGCGCCTGGCTGATCGAACGGTGGAACCTCGATTCCTTCCTGGCCGACAGCGTGCTGTATCACCACGAGCCGGTCGCGCGTCTCGAATCGGCGCATCCTTTAATCCGCATCGTGCGCCTGGCGCACCTGCTGGTCCACCATGCTGACCAGCCAGACCTGGTGATCGAGGCAGCCGCCCTGTGCGGCATCGGCGAACAGGCGCTGGACGGCATCATGCAGGCCGCCGCGCGCCAGGTGCGCCAGTCGGCCGACTACCTCGGCATCGACCTGACGGGGGCCGACGAGATCGTGGCGCCGCCGGCCGTGATGCCGCCGCCGGCCGACCCGGTGCAGCAGCGCCTGCAGGAAGAGGTGCGCAACATGATGCTGGTCTCCGAGATGGGCCAGTCGATCGCGCGCCAGCAGGGCGAGACGCACATGCTGGAAGCGATGACGCGCTCGGCGCGCGTGCTGTTCGATTTCGGCACGGCCGTGATCCTGCTGGAGAATCCCACCGGCCAGGCCCTGGTCGGCGTGGCGGCCGGCGAACACCAGCAGCGCCTGGCGCAATTCGCCATCGCGCTGGACCGCCCGGGCATCATCGCCACGGCCGCCGTCGAACGGCGCGTGACGCTGGCCACGCGCGGCGCCCAGCCACTGGGTATCGCCGAAGAGCAGCTGTTCCGCATCCTCGGCACCGAGTCGATCGCCTGCGTGCCACTGCTGGCGGGCCAGCGCTGCCTCGGGGTGCTGATCGGCGGCGTCGACGCGTGGCGCCTTCCGGACCTGCACAAGCGTGAGCGCTTCCTGCAAGCGTTCGGCAACCAGGCCGCCAGCGCACTGGAGACGGCGCTGTCGGAGCGCGGCCATGCCAAGCGCCAGATCGCCCATGTGGCGGACGAATACCGCGACGCCACCCGGCGCGTGCTGCACGAGGTAAACAACCCGCTGTCGATCATCAAGAACTACCTGTCGGTGCTGGACGCGAAACTGGCGCGGCGCGAGCCGGTGGTGTCCGAGATGTCGATCCTGAACGAGGAAATCGACCGCGTCGGCCAGCTGATCGGCGGCCTGGCCGACCTGCAGCCCACGGACGCCAGCCGCGTGACCAATATCGCCCGCGTCGTCGACGACGTGCTGCGCCTGTTCCGCGCCACCGATTTCCTGCCCGCGTCGGTGCAGGTGCTGGTGCGCATGCTGGACGAGCCGAACGAGGTGGCCGGCGACGCCGACCTGCTCAAGCAGATCCTCGTCAACCTCGTCAAGAATTCGGTCGAGGCGATGCCGCAGGGCGGCCGCATCGAGATCGCCAACCGCGGCCACGTCAACCGCGAGCGCCGGCTGTACGTGGAGCTGGTCGTCAGCGATTCCGGCCCGGGCCTGGCGCCCGACGTGCTGGCCAACCTGTTCGGCGCCGTGCAGAGCCGCAAGGAAGGCAAGCACCATGGCCTGGGCCTGTCGATCGTGCATGGCCTCGTGCGCAAGCTCGATGGCCTGATCGCGTGCCGCAGCGGCAAGGGCGGCACCAGCTTTGAAATTCTCCTGCCCGCGCGCACCGACAAGGTCGGCGCCGGCGTTCCTGCGCGTTTGACCGATTGAAGTGTAAGGCAAAGATGAACGAGCATATTCCAGGTAACGACCATCACGGCGCCACGCCACCGGACTTCTTCCCGCGCCTCCTGCTGGTGGACGACGAACCGCGCCTGCTGTCGTCGCTGTACGAACTGCTGCGCGACCGCCAGTACCACCTGGTGACGGCGACCTGCGGCAGCGAGGCGCTGGCCCAGCTGAACCGCCTGCAGTTCGACCTGGTGCTGCTGGACCTGCGCCTGCCGGACATGAGCGGCCACGAGATCATGGACTACATCAACGCGCGCGGCATCGACTGCGACGTGATCGTCATGAGCGGCGACGTCGGCATCGAGGCCGCCATCGGCGCCTTGAAGCGCGGCGCCTACGACTACCTGCGCAAGCCCTACAGCCGCGAGGAGCTGCTGAAAACGGTCGAGAACGCGCTGCAGAAGCGCCGCCTGGCCGTCGACAACCAGAGCATCGCCCAGCGCCTGGAGAATTCCGAGCGCATGTACCGCTACCTGGTCGACAGCTCGCCGGACATCATCTACACGCTGAACCACGAAGGCCATTTCACCTTCATCAACGACCGTGCCTACCAACTGCTGGGCTATACGCGCGAGGAGCTGATCGGCAAGCACTACTCCATCGTCGTGCACGACGAGGACCTGGAGCGCGCCAAATACGTCTTCTCCGACCGCCGGCTGGACGACCGCGCCTCGCGCAGCGTCGAGCTGCGCCTGAAGTGCAACACGGGCAACGGCAGCGCCGAGCGCACCTTCAGCAACACGCTGATGGCGATCTCGCTCAATGCGCTGGGCATGCACATCCCCGATGCGGAAGGTGGCCGCAAGCCCGGCCTGCCCGGCATCTACGGCGTGGCGCGCGACATCACGGACCGCAAGCGGGCCGAGGAGATGATCTCCTACCAGGCCTACCACGACATCCTGACCGACCTGCCGAACCGCATGCTGTTCAAGGACCGCCTGGGCCTGGCCGTGATCCAGGCCAAGCGCAAGCAGACGGAGCTCGCGGTGATGTTCGTCGACCTGGACCGTTTCAAGCTGGTCAACGACACCTTGGGCCACGTCAAGGGCGACGAGCTGCTGCAGCAGGCCGCGCTGCGCCTGAAGGAATGTCTGCGCAAGGGCGACACGCTGGCGCGCCAGGGCGGCGACGAGTTCACCATCGTGCTGCCGGAGCTGCGCGACCGCGCCGATGCGAAAGCGGTGGCGGACAAGTTCCTCGAATGTCTGCAGAAGCCGTTCGACCTGGACGGCCACGTCGTGCACATCTCGGCCTCGATCGGCATCGCCATCTATCCCGGCGACGGCGAGACG from Pseudoduganella armeniaca includes the following:
- a CDS encoding THUMP domain-containing class I SAM-dependent RNA methyltransferase, whose product is MTSYFCPCPRGMEAALAEELLEIAQSTASPTLKVHNQVPGGVHCSGDLYDAYRINLHSRIASRVLMRMGVCHYQNENDIYDLVLAQPWEEWFGIDHTIRVDVTAIKSPLKSIEFTTLKIKDAVCDRFRDMYGKRPSVDTREPDMRIAGFLDQRQFIVYLDTSGEALFKRGWRTETGDAPLRENLAAGLLRVSGWKPGMPLFDPMCGSGTILCEAAQMVQGVPPGARRRFAFEKFHDFDPAPWQEMKAAIKANPLPTEPTIFGSDISGDMVAMTRHNLKNAGILFDVPLKQIEAQQVQAPTAQPGILLTNPPYGERIGVRGDSTLPEDDLAKSFYADFSKTLKQRFAGWTAYLFTADLGLPKLLRLKESRKTPFFNGALECRLFRFDMVAGFNRREEALPKEGPQQDN
- a CDS encoding multidrug effflux MFS transporter produces the protein MLPDTSPDIPPDPVPPVPPRTKPHMRPLGRGGLAVVLAGLSMLGPFCIDAYLPAFPNIQASLGASGLEVQQSLTAYMLAFAAMVLWHGALSDAFGRRNVILVSLVLFAIGTVGCAAAHSVHYLWFFRVLQGVSAGAGVVVGRAIIRDLYHDAEAARLLSLVTMIFSIAPAVAPIMGGVIVKYTDWRTIFLTLFAFAVGLFIVCWRRLPETLPLHKRQPFNPRFLVHNYREILGSPLFHLKSGVVAFNFAGLFVYITAAPVTLPTQLHLGPDQFGWLFIPAVSGIFTGALAANRIAGKMTFSRQIGIGFCFLLAAAGCNVLYHLFMPPSVPWSLLPLFFYTFGMSVVAPAATLLALDLFPHIRGTVASCQSFETTLMGAIVAGVVAPALAGSVLWLAMGQLVATCVALVLWLVARGYRQRLALDTVKQQ
- a CDS encoding HDOD domain-containing protein, which encodes MHQPDHDIRNRLLIARLPAMPQILIKLIELLQTDDAGMPELADLIAKDAGMTGKILAVANSSAYQRGNRSVGLEQSLVSLGTDMIKTLVISESVFQTFNNFPHSGGTDLRAFWKHALGAAVVARDAARLMDYAHVEEAYLAGLLHNVGRLALLATAPREYATNFLARDDADLCAIEQRTLQITHTEAGAWLIERWNLDSFLADSVLYHHEPVARLESAHPLIRIVRLAHLLVHHADQPDLVIEAAALCGIGEQALDGIMQAAARQVRQSADYLGIDLTGADEIVAPPAVMPPPADPVQQRLQEEVRNMMLVSEMGQSIARQQGETHMLEAMTRSARVLFDFGTAVILLENPTGQALVGVAAGEHQQRLAQFAIALDRPGIIATAAVERRVTLATRGAQPLGIAEEQLFRILGTESIACVPLLAGQRCLGVLIGGVDAWRLPDLHKRERFLQAFGNQAASALETALSERGHAKRQIAHVADEYRDATRRVLHEVNNPLSIIKNYLSVLDAKLARREPVVSEMSILNEEIDRVGQLIGGLADLQPTDASRVTNIARVVDDVLRLFRATDFLPASVQVLVRMLDEPNEVAGDADLLKQILVNLVKNSVEAMPQGGRIEIANRGHVNRERRLYVELVVSDSGPGLAPDVLANLFGAVQSRKEGKHHGLGLSIVHGLVRKLDGLIACRSGKGGTSFEILLPARTDKVGAGVPARLTD
- a CDS encoding EAL domain-containing response regulator, whose protein sequence is MNEHIPGNDHHGATPPDFFPRLLLVDDEPRLLSSLYELLRDRQYHLVTATCGSEALAQLNRLQFDLVLLDLRLPDMSGHEIMDYINARGIDCDVIVMSGDVGIEAAIGALKRGAYDYLRKPYSREELLKTVENALQKRRLAVDNQSIAQRLENSERMYRYLVDSSPDIIYTLNHEGHFTFINDRAYQLLGYTREELIGKHYSIVVHDEDLERAKYVFSDRRLDDRASRSVELRLKCNTGNGSAERTFSNTLMAISLNALGMHIPDAEGGRKPGLPGIYGVARDITDRKRAEEMISYQAYHDILTDLPNRMLFKDRLGLAVIQAKRKQTELAVMFVDLDRFKLVNDTLGHVKGDELLQQAALRLKECLRKGDTLARQGGDEFTIVLPELRDRADAKAVADKFLECLQKPFDLDGHVVHISASIGIAIYPGDGETIDELLRHADIAMYQVKALGKNGHAFYHDSMLDVSHQKIALEQALRRALENNELEMYYQPQIDMATGRIIGAEGLMRWNHPQRGLLSAGEFLPFAEENGLMLPISDWMLGALCRDLLLWNKAGGDTIRLSLNLSPQYLDRGDFFEKMRGALTRYGISPAQIEVEITENICIRNPHYAIEQLNKLCQLGVSVAIDDFGTGYSSLAYLHRFPIHTIKIDQSFVKEIHDENGHYPVILAIISIARGLGLHLVAEGVETEVQARYLQANGCTTMQGYLYYRPMSLTSFIHVLHAQDQARAPDEPAPLLAIQA